The following proteins come from a genomic window of Corynebacterium crudilactis:
- a CDS encoding acyltransferase family protein, whose amino-acid sequence MSTQSYAPIRHRGFISSLEGLRAIASLGVLATHVAFQTSVDPATHIGAVLARFDFFVAVFFALSAFVLWRRRSKQRMRVYYFKRCARIMPAYLATVIAVLLFIPTGPWLANITMTQIYWPHGLMAGLTHMWSLCVEVAFYLVVPLLAWLLGRFDRPVRIVLIAGGAALSLVWPWIPLVESSIDQGLPNMQIWPPAYACWFAVGMIAAELEGIRFPRLPSFVWVFLALIVAWIAGQEWFGPLGLVHPSPGEFNLRILAGTVFAALLVVPYALGTPSRILDSEWMKTLGTWSYSIFLWHLPVLTIVFPLLGVPLFSGYFLLVFAATVLITIPVAAISYTFIEEPIMNWTRRVTR is encoded by the coding sequence ATGTCTACCCAATCATATGCACCCATCCGCCACCGCGGATTCATCAGCTCACTCGAGGGACTTCGCGCGATCGCCTCCCTGGGCGTATTGGCAACCCACGTTGCTTTCCAAACCTCCGTGGATCCTGCCACACATATAGGCGCGGTGCTGGCGCGTTTTGATTTCTTCGTCGCAGTATTTTTTGCACTTTCTGCATTTGTTCTATGGCGCCGACGCTCTAAGCAGCGGATGAGAGTTTATTATTTCAAACGCTGTGCCCGCATCATGCCCGCATATCTAGCCACCGTGATAGCAGTATTGTTATTCATCCCCACTGGGCCGTGGCTGGCCAATATCACGATGACGCAAATCTATTGGCCACATGGACTAATGGCAGGGCTAACCCACATGTGGTCCTTGTGTGTAGAAGTAGCCTTCTACCTGGTAGTTCCCCTTTTGGCGTGGCTTTTGGGGAGATTTGATCGGCCGGTGCGCATTGTTCTTATTGCTGGTGGTGCTGCATTAAGTCTGGTGTGGCCATGGATTCCGTTGGTGGAATCATCCATTGACCAGGGCCTGCCTAATATGCAGATCTGGCCACCTGCCTATGCATGTTGGTTTGCCGTGGGCATGATTGCTGCGGAATTAGAGGGTATTCGTTTCCCTAGATTGCCTAGTTTTGTGTGGGTGTTTTTAGCGTTGATTGTGGCCTGGATAGCAGGTCAGGAATGGTTTGGCCCCTTAGGTTTAGTACACCCTAGTCCTGGGGAATTTAACCTGCGAATTCTGGCTGGCACAGTATTTGCAGCGCTGCTTGTGGTGCCTTATGCCTTGGGCACACCTTCACGGATTTTGGATTCTGAATGGATGAAAACTCTCGGCACCTGGTCATATTCCATCTTCCTGTGGCATCTACCTGTGCTGACCATTGTGTTTCCACTTCTAGGAGTGCCCTTATTTAGTGGTTATTTCCTGCTGGTGTTTGCCGCAACTGTGCTTATTACGATTCCAGTGGCCGCAATCAGCTACACCTTCATCGAAGAACCCATCATGAACTGGACCCGGCGCGTCACTCGCTAG
- a CDS encoding class I SAM-dependent methyltransferase has product MVALPALRRLATLNRSWGLLSDFKYEQTRPDIFYGNLALDTSRMVNALSEDISGVSLDGLKVLDVGGGPGYFARAFEDLGATYLSVEPDVGEMSAAGIDVHGSVRGSGLDLPFRSNTFDVVYSSNVAEHVSDPWAMGEEMLRVTRSGGMAILSYTIWLGPFGGHETGLWEHYVGGAFARDRYQKKHGRPPKNIFGESLFNVSCKDGLAWGASVSNAELDAAFPRYHPQWAWWMVKIPVLREFAVSNLVLVFKKH; this is encoded by the coding sequence ATGGTTGCACTTCCGGCGCTCCGGCGTTTAGCGACTCTAAACAGGTCTTGGGGACTGCTATCTGATTTCAAATATGAACAAACGCGTCCCGATATCTTCTACGGCAACCTCGCATTAGACACCTCACGCATGGTGAATGCACTGTCCGAAGATATTTCAGGAGTGTCCTTAGATGGCCTCAAAGTATTGGATGTCGGCGGTGGCCCAGGATACTTTGCACGAGCTTTTGAAGATCTTGGCGCCACTTATCTCTCTGTGGAACCAGATGTCGGAGAAATGTCTGCCGCAGGAATTGATGTTCATGGATCAGTTCGCGGATCCGGCCTAGACCTGCCTTTTCGAAGCAACACCTTTGATGTTGTTTATTCCTCCAATGTGGCAGAACATGTCTCGGATCCATGGGCCATGGGAGAAGAAATGCTCCGGGTCACTCGAAGTGGTGGCATGGCAATTTTGAGTTACACCATCTGGCTGGGTCCCTTCGGCGGACACGAAACCGGATTATGGGAGCACTACGTTGGTGGCGCCTTCGCTAGAGACCGATATCAGAAAAAACATGGGCGCCCACCCAAAAATATTTTCGGCGAATCGCTATTTAATGTCTCTTGCAAAGACGGCTTGGCATGGGGAGCTTCCGTATCTAACGCAGAACTTGACGCTGCGTTTCCGCGCTACCACCCACAATGGGCCTGGTGGATGGTGAAAATTCCAGTGCTTCGG
- a CDS encoding glycoside hydrolase family 3 N-terminal domain-containing protein yields MWKRLKPLVATAAVAGLLLAGCAEEAGKSLKDPSSLSTPTSTPPEPTVEDLARAQIPEEQRAQVASLMMVGVANYDQALEALNQGVGGIFIGSWTDENLLTEPGRNIEALRAAVGRDFSVSIDFEGGRVQRATNILGDFPSPRVMAQTMSPEQVEDLAEILGTALAAHGVTVNFAPVVDVDAWGLPIVGDRSFSNDPTVAATYATVFAKGLSKVGITPVFKHFPGHGRASGDSHTQDVVTPSLEELKTYDLIPYGKALSETDGAVMVGHMIVPGLGTDGVPSSVDPATYQLLRSGNYPGGVPFDGVVYTDDLSGMSAISATHTPAEAVLASLKAGADQALWIDYASLGAAIDRVDAAVSSGEYPKEQMLQSALRVQLLYITRFEQK; encoded by the coding sequence GTGTGGAAGCGATTGAAACCCCTCGTAGCAACTGCCGCAGTGGCAGGTTTGCTCCTTGCAGGCTGTGCAGAAGAAGCTGGTAAGAGCTTAAAAGATCCAAGCAGCTTATCGACGCCTACCTCCACCCCTCCCGAACCCACCGTGGAGGATTTGGCGCGCGCGCAAATCCCGGAGGAACAACGCGCCCAAGTCGCGTCGTTAATGATGGTCGGCGTGGCCAACTATGACCAAGCTTTAGAAGCACTTAACCAAGGTGTTGGTGGCATTTTCATTGGTTCCTGGACCGATGAGAATCTGCTCACTGAACCGGGACGAAATATCGAAGCTTTGCGTGCGGCTGTGGGCCGTGATTTTTCCGTGAGCATCGACTTTGAAGGTGGTCGAGTACAACGAGCCACCAATATTCTGGGTGATTTCCCCTCACCACGTGTGATGGCACAAACCATGTCACCAGAGCAGGTGGAGGATCTCGCAGAAATTCTTGGCACTGCCTTGGCTGCACATGGAGTCACCGTAAACTTTGCGCCGGTAGTCGATGTTGATGCTTGGGGCCTGCCGATTGTGGGCGACCGATCCTTTTCCAATGACCCAACTGTCGCAGCAACCTATGCCACAGTTTTTGCTAAAGGCTTAAGCAAAGTAGGCATCACGCCAGTATTCAAACATTTCCCAGGGCATGGTCGAGCAAGCGGTGACTCACATACACAAGATGTCGTCACTCCTTCTTTAGAAGAGCTAAAAACCTATGATCTGATCCCTTATGGAAAAGCTCTTTCAGAAACAGACGGAGCTGTCATGGTCGGACATATGATCGTTCCTGGGCTTGGCACTGATGGTGTTCCTTCCTCAGTAGATCCAGCTACCTACCAACTGCTGCGAAGTGGTAATTACCCTGGTGGCGTGCCTTTTGACGGTGTAGTTTATACCGATGACCTTTCTGGCATGAGTGCAATTTCTGCCACGCATACTCCTGCCGAAGCGGTATTGGCATCGCTAAAAGCTGGCGCTGACCAAGCACTATGGATTGATTATGCTTCCCTAGGCGCCGCGATTGATCGCGTAGACGCTGCCGTGAGTAGCGGTGAATATCCGAAAGAACAGATGCTGCAATCTGCGCTAAGAGTGCAATTGCTCTACATCACACGTTTTGAGCAAAAGTGA
- a CDS encoding universal stress protein, whose amino-acid sequence MTEKTMLVAFDGSPESRRALEYAATLLQPRKVEILTAWEPLHRQAARTLTLGTLGAVAEDPAQSAALEICQEGVVLAESLGLEARAHLAESATAIWSAIMDAADELRPDVIVTGTRGISGWKSLWQSSTADSVLHHAEVPVFVVPPLGAEQGSEPGDNKADDQEDASGA is encoded by the coding sequence ATGACTGAAAAAACCATGCTGGTTGCTTTTGATGGTTCACCCGAATCCCGGCGCGCCTTAGAATACGCCGCCACCTTATTGCAGCCGCGCAAAGTGGAAATTTTGACGGCCTGGGAGCCGCTGCATCGACAAGCTGCGCGCACTCTGACGCTTGGCACCCTAGGCGCTGTGGCGGAGGACCCCGCACAATCCGCTGCTCTGGAAATCTGCCAAGAAGGGGTTGTGCTGGCGGAATCCTTAGGGCTAGAAGCAAGAGCGCATTTAGCGGAATCAGCCACCGCCATTTGGAGTGCGATCATGGATGCGGCTGATGAACTGCGCCCCGATGTCATTGTTACTGGCACTCGTGGCATTTCCGGGTGGAAATCTCTCTGGCAATCCTCCACCGCAGACAGCGTATTGCATCATGCTGAGGTGCCAGTTTTTGTAGTTCCACCGCTGGGAGCTGAACAGGGATCAGAGCCAGGAGATAACAAGGCAGATGACCAGGAAGATGCAAGCGGAGCTTAA
- a CDS encoding glycosyltransferase family 4 protein, which yields MKILLLCWRDTTHPQGGGSERYLERVGEFLAKQGHEVVFRTAGHTDAPRRSFRDGVRYSRSGGKFSVYPKAWAAMMLGSFGIGTFSKVDIVVDTQNGIPFFGKFFSGKPTVLLTHHCHKEQWPVVGRVLAQVGWLIESKIAPRAYKNAPYVTVSEPSSEELIALGVNPEQIHIVRNGVDPVPLHTPKLELNDGWQHMVTLSRLVPHKQIEHAMDVVAAVDGVVLDVVGSGWWQEELVDYARDLGVSDRVVFHGQVAEDHKHALLERATIHLMPSRKEGWGLAVTEAAQHGVPTIGYRSSGGLRDSIVDGHTGMLVDSKADLITATKKLLLDASLRAQLGARAKERAENYKWDIAGAQFEELLLGLAKKK from the coding sequence ATGAAGATCCTTTTGTTGTGTTGGCGAGATACTACCCACCCGCAAGGTGGCGGAAGCGAACGTTACCTTGAACGCGTTGGGGAGTTTTTGGCGAAACAGGGCCATGAGGTGGTGTTTCGCACTGCTGGGCATACTGATGCGCCACGGAGATCTTTTCGGGATGGGGTGAGATATTCCCGAAGCGGTGGGAAATTTAGCGTGTATCCGAAGGCGTGGGCTGCCATGATGCTGGGGAGTTTCGGCATCGGTACTTTTTCCAAAGTGGATATTGTTGTGGATACCCAGAATGGCATTCCGTTTTTCGGCAAGTTTTTCTCAGGCAAGCCAACGGTGTTGTTGACCCATCATTGCCATAAGGAACAGTGGCCAGTGGTGGGGCGGGTGTTGGCACAGGTGGGGTGGTTGATTGAAAGTAAAATTGCTCCACGTGCCTACAAAAACGCACCTTATGTTACGGTCTCGGAGCCAAGCTCGGAGGAGCTCATTGCGCTTGGGGTGAATCCGGAGCAGATCCATATTGTGCGCAATGGCGTGGATCCGGTGCCGTTACATACGCCGAAGCTGGAGCTCAATGATGGCTGGCAGCACATGGTGACCTTGTCGCGTTTGGTGCCGCATAAGCAGATCGAGCATGCTATGGATGTGGTGGCAGCAGTGGATGGCGTGGTGTTGGATGTCGTAGGTAGCGGGTGGTGGCAGGAGGAACTGGTGGATTACGCGCGCGATTTGGGTGTGAGTGATCGGGTGGTTTTCCACGGCCAGGTTGCGGAGGACCACAAGCATGCGTTGTTGGAGCGCGCCACGATTCATTTGATGCCGTCCCGCAAAGAGGGCTGGGGTTTGGCCGTGACTGAGGCAGCGCAGCATGGCGTGCCGACCATTGGTTATCGCAGTTCCGGTGGCTTGCGCGATTCTATCGTCGATGGACACACCGGCATGCTGGTGGACTCCAAGGCTGATCTGATTACCGCAACCAAAAAATTGCTTCTCGACGCTTCCCTCCGCGCTCAGCTCGGCGCCCGCGCCAAAGAGCGCGCCGAAAACTACAAGTGGGATATCGCAGGGGCGCAGTTTGAAGAGTTACTTCTTGGGCTTGCGAAGAAAAAGTAG
- a CDS encoding porin PorA family protein, with product MKRSATVLIIAGVLLLIFAFTVPPFVTGQARSIPKDLDLTLVSTSPQGFTRTEHLVTAPTEKIDEIALHAEQTVTDVSAQTSAEITDDLVLIGHSRYPVLEPSATISGSPADSSNSTREGLHYFFPANTLRNSYPFYDMVLGDDHPVDYVSREGNTYTFYQQLRHVPLSGDAGSYSVERTLQVDRFSGIILSKDESMIFHSANGDETVEFAYTAETSKLLQKIAYDIDQRLSWAKGLDFFSKFLGLLLLAVGVFSTGIFKRGQLMRTVNNLRS from the coding sequence ATGAAGCGATCTGCAACGGTTCTGATCATTGCGGGCGTGCTGCTCCTCATCTTTGCTTTCACAGTACCGCCGTTTGTTACTGGCCAGGCTAGATCGATCCCGAAAGATTTGGATTTAACTTTGGTGAGCACAAGCCCCCAAGGTTTTACGCGTACTGAACACCTTGTTACGGCGCCTACCGAAAAAATTGATGAGATCGCGCTGCATGCAGAGCAGACAGTCACAGATGTTTCCGCGCAAACAAGTGCAGAAATTACTGATGATCTAGTGCTCATTGGCCATTCTCGTTACCCAGTATTGGAGCCTTCTGCCACCATTTCAGGTTCACCAGCAGATAGTTCTAATTCCACTCGGGAGGGTCTGCACTATTTCTTCCCAGCTAATACGCTGCGCAACTCTTATCCTTTTTATGACATGGTTTTAGGCGATGATCACCCGGTTGATTATGTTTCCCGCGAGGGCAACACTTATACCTTCTACCAGCAACTTCGCCATGTTCCTTTATCGGGTGATGCTGGTAGTTATTCGGTGGAGCGCACACTCCAAGTGGATCGTTTCTCTGGAATAATTCTATCGAAAGACGAATCGATGATTTTCCACAGCGCGAATGGCGATGAGACCGTAGAATTCGCTTACACTGCCGAAACCTCAAAGCTACTGCAAAAAATTGCATACGATATTGATCAGCGATTGTCGTGGGCTAAGGGTTTGGATTTCTTCTCTAAGTTCTTAGGCCTGTTACTGCTGGCAGTTGGTGTGTTTAGCACCGGCATTTTCAAGCGTGGACAACTAATGAGAACTGTGAACAACCTCAGGAGCTAA
- a CDS encoding DUF3367 domain-containing protein, producing MVHAKQTKKPLPHFLSSAHFYVWIALGLVVFCQSLSQPFGQVAADTKLDLLLNPAGFLSGALHAWTDTFTLGQLQNQAYGYLFPQGLFFLITDFLPDWIAQRLWWWLVLGVGFSGFHVLVSKLQIGTPPFRIIAALLFALSPRTLTTLTAISSEAWPIMLAPWVCVPLLSRNITARAIALSLLPAACMGAVNATATMAALIPAALILLYRGRILQLALWGLGVLAVNAWWIGPLLVLGKYAPPFTEFIESAAVTTSWLNPVEILRGTTSWTPFVDTERQAGYLLVNDALFVVLSVLVAALGLIGLSLLKHRGLWAFMLATGLLVLGSASIPTVQNFLDGPGAALRNIHKFDLLIRMPLMVGIAALGSHIAVPSLQSLRHGAAKHSTHKTLHKRQAAGLLVVLIAAGALAPAWSARLLPQGTWEKVPEYWYEATNFINDNAAGTRTLMWPSSPFARQDWGWTRDEPAQPLLDVPWAVRDAIPLVPPEAIRGLDGLEASFSDEALKRLGIGAVLVRHDLDTALKEEPELELPGEKHTFGEVDVYLIDPNRDMWITADPLPTVAGGGEILSLLDTINSYSPRTLVGDSAQIVTDTPQLVGTNYGDGTSSAALSSLEETEVKNRLVDYPSAGPLTTVVQQGSITASSSGSDATSFGGAQPDRSLNSLLDGRHNTAWYPTPGDTSPWLEVAGTGTTLSISPRATITATITSGDSVMVREFPKGRTTTVTLAQPEARIEFDGFVGISELILEGLSRTITVPETSPEVQQFVFQRLTVPTSFLDRAFTVPRHMSVTVDAQSCATLELDGEPIPCGPLELTPGTHMLRTQSEWVTLTESVPHASVQPATNIEAATDDRVLITTRSFNPGTQALLDASSLSPIELDASSQGFIIPAGVSGHLSFSFEGEKPYRLSLFGGATLAVLLVLGCLVVGRRREAHNPAWKDTRNAPWAVVALIPMLGWWFIPALGFWLLLRYTLIPTWVMAGLPLSICGLWLAQAPWPAAAYPGDSPILALLVGISVAALFVGDLRAPKS from the coding sequence ATGGTTCACGCGAAGCAGACTAAAAAGCCACTTCCCCATTTTCTTTCCTCAGCGCATTTCTATGTCTGGATAGCGCTGGGGCTTGTTGTTTTCTGCCAATCCCTAAGTCAGCCTTTTGGGCAGGTTGCTGCCGACACCAAATTGGATCTGTTGCTCAACCCGGCAGGTTTTTTAAGTGGTGCCCTGCACGCATGGACAGATACTTTTACGCTGGGACAACTACAAAACCAGGCTTATGGGTACCTTTTCCCCCAAGGGTTGTTCTTCCTCATCACTGATTTCCTCCCCGATTGGATTGCCCAACGGTTGTGGTGGTGGCTGGTTCTTGGCGTGGGATTTTCTGGGTTTCACGTATTGGTGTCCAAACTTCAGATTGGTACGCCCCCATTTCGGATCATTGCAGCGTTATTGTTTGCGCTCTCCCCGCGCACGTTAACCACGCTGACTGCGATTTCTTCTGAAGCCTGGCCCATCATGTTGGCACCGTGGGTATGCGTGCCGTTGTTATCTCGAAATATCACTGCCCGCGCCATCGCACTGTCTTTGCTGCCGGCAGCATGCATGGGTGCAGTCAATGCCACAGCAACCATGGCTGCGCTGATTCCGGCAGCGTTAATTCTGCTGTATCGCGGTCGCATCCTCCAGCTTGCGCTCTGGGGACTAGGCGTGTTGGCAGTTAATGCCTGGTGGATTGGCCCACTGCTGGTTCTTGGTAAATACGCCCCACCATTCACGGAATTTATTGAAAGCGCCGCCGTCACCACTTCTTGGCTCAACCCGGTAGAAATACTTCGAGGCACCACCAGTTGGACTCCTTTTGTGGATACCGAACGCCAAGCTGGATATTTACTTGTCAACGATGCCCTGTTCGTGGTCTTAAGCGTATTGGTGGCAGCCCTTGGCCTCATTGGATTGAGCCTGCTCAAACACCGTGGCTTGTGGGCATTCATGCTGGCTACCGGGCTGTTAGTCCTCGGCAGTGCCAGCATTCCCACTGTCCAAAATTTCCTCGATGGTCCCGGAGCGGCACTACGCAATATCCATAAATTTGATCTGCTCATTCGCATGCCCTTGATGGTGGGTATCGCCGCATTGGGGTCGCATATCGCAGTGCCCTCGCTCCAGTCCTTGCGTCATGGGGCTGCCAAGCACTCAACACACAAGACACTCCACAAACGCCAAGCCGCAGGCCTTCTCGTGGTGTTGATTGCTGCAGGTGCATTGGCTCCCGCCTGGTCTGCCCGTTTATTACCGCAAGGTACGTGGGAAAAAGTACCGGAGTATTGGTATGAAGCCACGAACTTTATCAATGACAATGCGGCTGGCACCCGCACGTTGATGTGGCCAAGTTCTCCTTTTGCACGCCAGGATTGGGGATGGACGAGAGATGAACCCGCCCAACCGCTTCTTGATGTGCCGTGGGCTGTCCGCGATGCTATTCCGCTTGTCCCGCCAGAAGCCATTCGTGGGCTTGACGGCCTGGAGGCATCATTTAGTGATGAAGCTTTGAAGCGTTTAGGAATCGGTGCGGTGCTGGTCAGACATGATCTAGACACAGCGCTAAAAGAAGAACCAGAGCTAGAGCTTCCTGGTGAAAAACATACCTTCGGCGAAGTGGATGTTTATCTCATCGACCCAAATCGGGATATGTGGATTACCGCAGATCCTTTGCCCACCGTTGCTGGAGGTGGTGAAATCTTGTCACTTTTGGACACAATCAATAGCTATTCACCGCGCACATTAGTTGGCGATAGCGCCCAGATCGTCACTGATACTCCCCAGCTTGTGGGCACCAATTACGGCGATGGCACCAGTTCCGCTGCACTGAGCAGTCTTGAGGAAACTGAAGTGAAGAATCGACTGGTGGATTACCCTTCCGCAGGCCCGCTGACCACGGTGGTACAGCAAGGATCCATCACGGCGTCCTCTTCTGGTTCTGATGCCACCTCCTTTGGCGGCGCACAACCAGATCGTTCGCTTAATTCACTTCTCGATGGCCGCCACAACACCGCCTGGTACCCCACTCCCGGAGATACGTCCCCCTGGCTCGAAGTCGCAGGTACTGGCACCACCTTGTCCATTTCCCCGCGCGCCACGATTACCGCCACGATTACCTCCGGCGATTCCGTCATGGTCCGTGAATTCCCCAAAGGCCGCACCACCACCGTCACTTTGGCGCAGCCTGAAGCACGGATCGAATTCGACGGTTTTGTGGGTATCTCCGAACTCATCCTCGAGGGACTAAGCCGCACCATCACCGTGCCGGAAACATCTCCTGAGGTGCAGCAATTTGTGTTCCAACGCCTCACTGTTCCCACCTCATTTTTAGATCGAGCCTTTACTGTTCCACGCCACATGTCGGTAACAGTAGATGCCCAATCCTGCGCCACCCTAGAACTCGACGGAGAACCCATCCCCTGCGGCCCACTCGAACTAACGCCTGGCACGCATATGCTGCGCACACAATCAGAATGGGTCACGCTCACCGAATCAGTACCGCACGCCAGCGTGCAACCAGCCACAAATATTGAAGCAGCCACCGACGACCGAGTGCTCATCACCACGCGCTCTTTCAATCCAGGCACCCAAGCGCTTCTCGACGCATCCTCCCTTTCCCCCATCGAGCTCGATGCCTCCTCCCAAGGTTTCATCATTCCCGCAGGTGTATCTGGTCACTTGAGCTTTTCTTTCGAAGGTGAAAAACCTTACCGGCTGTCCCTGTTCGGCGGAGCCACCTTAGCTGTGCTGCTGGTATTGGGATGCCTTGTTGTGGGGAGGCGTCGAGAAGCACACAATCCTGCGTGGAAAGACACCCGCAACGCACCCTGGGCAGTGGTGGCCCTGATACCGATGTTGGGCTGGTGGTTTATCCCAGCGCTCGGCTTCTGGCTTTTGTTGCGATACACCCTGATCCCCACCTGGGTGATGGCCGGATTGCCCTTAAGCATTTGCGGTTTGTGGCTCGCCCAAGCCCCCTGGCCAGCCGCCGCATACCCAGGTGATTCGCCAATATTAGCCCTGTTAGTGGGAATTTCTGTGGCTGCCCTATTTGTTGGCGATTTAAGAGCTCCGAAATCCTGA
- a CDS encoding DUF2613 domain-containing protein yields MAYETDSLNRRTLGPAIASAVVGIAVGAVAVAGVSMISGQDTVPTGNAITADNALLGGPEYGSREAD; encoded by the coding sequence ATGGCATATGAAACTGATTCCCTCAACCGACGCACTCTAGGTCCCGCGATTGCAAGCGCAGTCGTGGGTATTGCTGTCGGTGCTGTTGCTGTTGCTGGGGTCTCAATGATCTCGGGTCAGGACACTGTTCCGACTGGCAACGCCATAACTGCAGACAATGCTTTGCTCGGTGGCCCTGAGTATGGTTCACGCGAAGCAGACTAA